Within Colias croceus chromosome 10, ilColCroc2.1, the genomic segment TCGATTATATTTTACTCAATATCACTTAGAGCATAAATAGGAAAACTTTATTAATGGAATAGATGGGTAGTGGGATTATAAGAGTTATGGGATGATGGGATATTAAGCAGATGaatagagcagtggtggctcagtggtgaaaCCTCGGACTTctaatcgataagtccggggttcgagaccaggcgagcgcgcaggaaataaattgatttttcaatttatctgcgcatgttgtaacatcaccactgctcgaacggtgaaggaaaacatcgtgaggaaaccaacatgtcgaagaattaaaaagttcgacgacacgtgttatccgccaacccgcacttggccagcgtggtggattatggcctgtaccctcataggaggcctgtgtcccagcagtgggaacgtatatgggctgatgatgatgatgatgatgggaTAATAAGCGATGATGGGATATAACTTACTACTCAGCAGCGTCTGGCAGGTGTCCATATGATTATCAGGTGCGGCGAACAAGGGCCGATCTCGCAACCAGATTGTGTCCTTGTTTAGTAAGCACTGTGCTGGGACTATCGCTTGACCTAGAGATATTAATTGTCTACATTAgttggaaaaaatattttttctaaagcGAGGGTAGATGAATAAGTTAAATGCAAAtctatttgaatttaattacttGTGAATTGTGATGTCGCTTAGTTTTATCCGTTTGGATTTTTATTCAAACGAGTTCAAAAACATGTGTGcgattaaattcatattatgttaacttCAATTCTCCCAAGAAATCTATTAGGTTTTagctatataaattatttttatgttgaaattatatgaaaaaagtttaaactcGTACATCTGCTATAGTTACGTACCCGTAGCCTTCTTCCTTTGAACACCGTTCCGTCGCCTGATGTAATAAATGCTGACAACGCCGATTACAATCACCGAGAATAATGTGAGGCCGAGCGCCAATAACCAGGTTTCTTGTAAAATGTGCGGGATCGTGGAGTCGTGAGGTGGTTCCGTCCTATAATCAATTATAACTTTAGAATCAGTTTAACGCGATCAACGTTATGTCGATATCGATGTCGATGTGGTTCAATGTAATTGATGTTACGTTTGAACTATAGATCGAGAAGTGTGAAAGAATTGTTCAAAATAACCTTGTATGAAGGTTCACTGactttgtacagaaaattatgATGTAGACAGCTTAAACATTATACAGTTATACTGCTTCAAATTTTAACTCAATTATATTTCCTATCAAATAtcacaaacaataaataaaaaaataatcctttTACGCCGGCGCTTTTTCATTCGGCCGCTCTAGTGCCTATCGGCCGCCCGGACGCAAAGCTAGTTGCGCCCGCTCGAGTACGCGAACCAACAGACATATTTAGTTCCATTAACCCTTTAGACAGCAGACGATCAAGTGTTGGTCAGCCAATAATAAGCAACGCTTATGACGTAGCGAAATACCTGCGGCCGCTCGATTACACGCCCCAGGAGAAATTTAGCCCTGGAGTCCTATAGAACGCAGATGCCGCGTTGACCAGCTAGTAGACTACTCACTGCACATAATGCCGCTGCGACTGCATAGGCAGCATGTGTATCAGCGCCGGTGCACTGAACGGCCCGTGCCCGCGCCTGTTCACAGCGGCCGCTCGAGCACTGTACCGGCCGCCCGGGCGTAGCGAACTAGCTGCAGCCGCTCTGGTTCGAGCCCCGAGGGACATTTGGCCCACTACACGGCCCACAGTGCCCGTGCCCACGCGGATTTCGATCTAGAATTATACTGGATGTTGTATAAGGATGctaaaaaaacttaatgaaACAGAAATATTACTTAATAGATATGAAATAGATCAAAACCTTTTGGATGCAGTAGGTAATTCAGATTATTTATGCAGAtcatatttaagtttttttgtgaaaataacatatattttttatcttaaatttCCCCCACAAAAATAACACTAAAGTGTTAAGTATTTACAAACTAAGTCCTGATATACAGAAAACAACGGTAATTGGTAAAGCATATCGATTTGCAAACAATAATGATGCTATATTTCCCAAGGCATGGTCTCTTGTCCGCCTTGGACGCATATTGCCATGTTCACTGCGTAATCCTTACTGCTTACATTATAAGGATTCCCTTGCAATGCATATTATTAGAAGCTATTGGAAAtgatacttaattttatataggtgCTTTCGAAAAATTCTAATCATCATGAGATAATTCCTTTTTATTACCaactttatcttttatttagctagtttattattgaGTTTACAATGTTCACATAATCAAGGACACCAGCGACTATCCAGAacgttgtatattttttatattccctTAAAACCCGGAGATAAGAAAAGATAAAAATCGGGTCTGGAAACTAAACTCATAAATAAGTTCTATCGACAGATATGGGTCATCTAACTTAAACACAAGTTCACGGCGACGATTTTATGACCATCGGGAAAATAGACTGTGGATACGGGGTAttgattacataatatattgggTATAGTCTTACATAAGGAACTTAAAGTTTTATGTGagaaaaattaactttaggGAACATTACAATTGCCAGTAATTTGGAATGCATAAGGCAGCTAAGGCtttaatactataataattaaagatacgaTACGagtttttaaactaaaataatttaattagtaaATACACAACTTAAAGATTATTAACatgaaccaaaaaaaaaatttcattactATAGCATGCACAtttcaatttctttttttttccttatggaaaaaaaacagtcaaatatatgtaataataaacaaatcagCACTCTACAGAATATAgtcatttaacatttacataaaaaggatcaaaaatattttcaaaaaaaaatttttttttttcaacaaatCACCCCAGAAACCCACCAAATATCCCGTCAGCTCCCCGTTCCACGTGTCAGCTGGCGGCGGCTCCCAGCGGATCCACGCCGAGGTCGCGTTTATCACTCCGCCCGTCACGCTTTGAGGAGGGTGCGATGGTACTACAATTATTTACGGCTATTAACGAAAACCCATTAAAAAGATCATTTGTCAATGATAGTACAGATAGGTACCTGTACTCGCCCCtgtgataattaaaaaatagtgggCCTGTACTCGCCCCtgtgataattaaaaaatagtgggAGTTTATGCATATGCTATCTCTAAACCAACTTTTGAGTAAAAACTATCAGACTTGAGACAAAAATTTTCTTAcgtgatattttttgtttcgttataaaataaatacaagttCACAACGACGTATTAAAGTACcttttgaattaaattctaaataaagataatttctCTTACATTTAAGACTAAGCGCCTTTATCTCTCTTTAAAAAAACTCGTGTACCTATAACCGAAAACGTTAATgaaatgttttagataaattaataaaaaagaatcgCACAGTATATAAGCATTAATCAACATCACTTACCATCTTCATCCGTTGAACCAAGCATCGAGTTCGAAGGTTTTCCCAACAACATCTTGTAGAAGGGCATTAGGAAAACATCATATTGCACATACGCCCGCAACCCAGACAGTATGTAACTAGACGAGCCACTGTTATCAACATGCACGAGAGATCCATTAGAACATGTGTCCACTTGAGACACATTTAAAATGGATCCATCTTCAGTACTATTACGCCAATTCAACGAAGTACCATTGTACCAGATCTTCACCCCTTCCAAATACTCGTTGTAATCAGTTAAAACCTAAAACAAGACGTGACATGTAAACTCCGCGTCTTTTTATCGCACGAAACATAAACACGAGACATAAACATAAACACTCACATCCCAAACAACTTTGAGCGAAGTTGACGACAAAGTTTCCACCCTCTTTAATACTAAAACGTTCTGTTGCAAATATTTTCTCGCTTGAGCGAACTCATACTCCGTCATACGGATCTGGTGTTCGTAATTTACGTCGAAGTCATCCGAGGAATGCTCTAATAGATCGCCTTTTCTTAGAACATTAAGATAAGCTTCTTGCATCACGCTTCCAGCCGCATTAACGGCTACACATATTACTCTTCCGCCGTGTTCTACTTTTACCCCGTCGAGATACAATAGGCTGGAATTGCTCTTTGTACATTCTGGGAATAAAAGGCTATCCTCAACACCTTCTAAAATCCAGAAAGTAGTAGGTGTAGGTAAACCTTTTGCTTCACAAGGTATTGATACAACGTCTCCTTCCCAAGCGGTCAAATTAGACGGTATCTGTGTGAAGTGTGGTAACGCTGAAACAGATGGCCGTATTAAAATAACTCtgacataaattttactattcaactaatattgatttattacgCGCCAGatttttctaatatattttaggcGAGATAAAAAGTGTCCTACGTGACTTGAAAAAGCCTAATCCGTGCCAAGTTCCGGAATTACGAtacttttgaatattttatttggactgtttatgtttataatatttgagtAATGTTACTTTTACCgacacaattattttatagattcaCACAATAATCATCATTGACTCCTGTCAAGACATGATTTGGAGCACCAACACATAGAACAAATTTCATCCCACATCCAAAGCACCACAAAATGACATTCGGAAGATGCTAATGAAACATATCCACTCACAATAAACAGTCAAAGTAGCACTCGCGACACTAGTGCCCGTATGGCTATCAGCTCTACAGGAATAGACGCCCGCATCGGACGCAGACACCTGTTCCAACCTTAACAGTCCTCGGATTATGGACGCGTGCGACGGGAGAACACCGTCTTCCTTATACCATGTTATTTTTACGCTCGCGTCGTAACTCT encodes:
- the LOC123694778 gene encoding roundabout homolog 1-like is translated as MVDFGGNDCDNIINGKSQFVYLVFVHLLLIGLNGTNAQNRAPRIKEHPSNTVSGRSEPATLRCVVEGRPKPTVQWYKDGSPLPRVEDGHRVLLEDGLLFLRVNRGKKESDEGVYWCVARNIAGEAVSQNATLNVAVLRDEFRAEPRDVQVAAGDPALLECIPPRGVPDASVHWLKDGQPYDVEVNGRVTITETGSLKILETLPNDSGLFRCVASNIAGERQSRAAALIVLRRPHFVTKPANITALVGQNVEFNCQSYDASVKITWYKEDGVLPSHASIIRGLLRLEQVSASDAGVYSCRADSHTGTSVASATLTVYSLPHFTQIPSNLTAWEGDVVSIPCEAKGLPTPTTFWILEGVEDSLLFPECTKSNSSLLYLDGVKVEHGGRVICVAVNAAGSVMQEAYLNVLRKGDLLEHSSDDFDVNYEHQIRMTEYEFAQARKYLQQNVLVLKRVETLSSTSLKVVWDVLTDYNEYLEGVKIWYNGTSLNWRNSTEDGSILNVSQVDTCSNGSLVHVDNSGSSSYILSGLRAYVQYDVFLMPFYKMLLGKPSNSMLGSTDEDVPSHPPQSVTGGVINATSAWIRWEPPPADTWNGELTGYLIEIRVGTGTVGRVVGQMSLGARTRAAAASSLRPGGRYSARAAAVNRRGHGPFSAPALIHMLPMQSQRHYVQTEPPHDSTIPHILQETWLLALGLTLFSVIVIGVVSIYYIRRRNGVQRKKATGQAIVPAQCLLNKDTIWLRDRPLFAAPDNHMDTCQTLLSTGQSAINIEPEYCLPQNSIQGLDASMERLKRPEPYASSAIYTELNFKDTNEPTDAHYPERRSNSIVRSCNGSVQYSNECSTCHSSSSRSTNRDYKELKHEDDDSSRSRQNDLEYDYPQWHWLGRENSFKIPIQRGNRTEQGCQINLCDILPPPPYESPESKNQLK